Proteins encoded by one window of Streptomyces sp. NBC_01477:
- a CDS encoding tetratricopeptide repeat protein, translating into MPGYYPDYGEAALRRRLERFLHTADAARAWLAPAEPPLPLPPPLWPPPVFADYDTAVDWSESEQPGFAGLVQAASSAGLDQQAWQLAETLWQVWPPSAADADWLRIGQLGLAAAEREGDTDGRIRLLMSLGTAYRSANRLDEGLRSLAQALELCRSSDNRLDEAHALNLVGLLHLRARRLDSAAACFGSALSTFRETGADRWVAVVLSNVASTRLNAGPAAEAAEAVRLALDAYQELDDRWGEGNALRLAAALHTELGELDEAEACVREAMRIALALRDHALEAYWLITLGDVQRATVTYGDALISYQRSAALHRRLGDRSREALAWRGAGLTYEALDRPAEAAAFHRRAAAVHAELGDAWEQAVELDHLGAALHSRDPEAARGHWTQALVCLTPFTDPRADALRARIEQRPARDG; encoded by the coding sequence ATGCCCGGCTACTACCCCGACTACGGCGAGGCCGCGCTGCGCCGCCGCCTGGAGCGGTTTCTGCACACCGCCGACGCCGCCAGGGCCTGGCTCGCGCCCGCCGAGCCGCCCCTGCCGCTGCCGCCCCCGCTCTGGCCGCCGCCCGTCTTCGCCGACTACGACACGGCCGTCGACTGGTCCGAGAGCGAACAGCCCGGCTTCGCCGGCCTCGTCCAGGCCGCCTCGTCCGCCGGACTCGACCAGCAGGCCTGGCAGTTGGCCGAGACGCTGTGGCAGGTCTGGCCGCCGTCCGCCGCGGACGCGGACTGGCTGCGTATCGGTCAGCTGGGCCTGGCGGCGGCCGAGCGGGAGGGCGACACGGACGGCCGTATCCGGCTGCTGATGAGCCTCGGGACGGCGTACCGCTCGGCGAACCGGCTGGACGAGGGCCTGCGCAGCCTCGCCCAGGCGCTGGAGCTGTGCCGCAGCTCGGACAACCGGCTGGACGAGGCGCACGCCCTCAACCTCGTCGGCCTGCTGCACCTGCGGGCGCGGCGGCTGGACAGCGCCGCCGCGTGCTTCGGCTCGGCGCTGTCCACCTTCCGGGAGACGGGCGCGGACCGCTGGGTGGCCGTCGTGCTGTCCAACGTCGCGTCCACCCGGCTGAACGCGGGGCCGGCGGCCGAGGCCGCCGAAGCGGTGCGGCTCGCGCTCGACGCCTACCAGGAGCTGGACGACCGCTGGGGTGAGGGCAACGCCCTGCGGCTCGCCGCCGCGCTGCACACCGAGCTGGGCGAGCTGGACGAGGCCGAGGCGTGCGTGCGCGAGGCGATGCGGATCGCCCTCGCCCTCCGGGACCACGCGCTGGAGGCGTACTGGCTCATCACGCTCGGCGACGTCCAGCGCGCCACCGTCACGTACGGCGACGCCCTGATCTCGTACCAGCGTTCGGCCGCCCTGCACCGGCGTCTGGGCGACCGCAGCCGCGAGGCCCTGGCGTGGCGCGGCGCCGGGCTGACGTACGAGGCCCTCGACCGCCCCGCCGAGGCCGCCGCCTTCCACCGCCGGGCCGCCGCCGTACACGCCGAACTCGGCGACGCCTGGGAGCAGGCCGTCGAGCTGGACCACCTCGGCGCCGCCCTCCACTCGCGCGACCCCGAAGCGGCCCGCGGCCACTGGACCCAGGCCCTCGTCTGCCTGACCCCCTTCACCGACCCGCGCGCCGACGCGCTGCGCGCCCGGATCGAGCAGCGGCCCGCGAGAGACGGCTGA
- a CDS encoding ATP-binding protein, protein MTTPATRQLPCAEGEFRQQFSSTRRGARLARHLALHQLNSWGLPYGSSAFESAETVVAELAANAVTHGCVSGRDFELRLALSRTTLRIEVSDTRTERRPPGPGDLAPVGPLAESGRGLLLVEAVADRWAVLDRFPVGKTVRAELDLPAGLYGGRA, encoded by the coding sequence ATGACAACTCCAGCCACCCGCCAACTGCCGTGTGCCGAGGGTGAGTTCAGGCAGCAGTTCAGCTCCACCCGGCGTGGTGCCCGACTCGCGCGGCACTTGGCGCTGCATCAGCTGAACAGTTGGGGGCTCCCGTACGGCAGCTCCGCCTTCGAGTCCGCCGAGACCGTCGTGGCCGAGCTGGCGGCGAACGCCGTGACCCACGGCTGCGTCTCCGGAAGGGACTTCGAACTGCGGCTCGCGCTCAGCCGAACCACCTTGCGCATCGAGGTGTCCGACACCCGTACCGAACGCCGTCCGCCCGGCCCCGGCGACCTCGCCCCGGTCGGCCCGCTGGCCGAGTCGGGTCGCGGGCTGCTGCTGGTCGAGGCGGTGGCCGACCGCTGGGCGGTGCTGGACCGCTTCCCGGTCGGCAAGACCGTACGGGCCGAACTCGACCTGCCCGCAGGGCTCTACGGAGGGCGCGCCTGA
- a CDS encoding helix-turn-helix domain-containing protein: MTANSTGGGGVTSMGGEPEPSDSLRTFGAFVQALREHAGLSREDFGAHVGLSKHTITSIEVGRRMPDPDFADRAEPVLGNTGALRNAVKHIARQPGLASWFRQWAREEATAITSCTYECRLIPGLLQPERYARALFEERLPPLSDEEVDAQWTARFDRQKLLSERPNTAFSFVLDEHLFLRQTGGPDVTRELIDHVLEVGRRRNIEIQVLPLATGVHPGVNGPIQLVETPDNRWLAYNEAQGTGQLISDPKLVSVLQMRYAKLRSQALTPEESRSLLLQLRGEL, from the coding sequence ATGACGGCCAACAGTACGGGCGGTGGCGGCGTGACGAGCATGGGTGGTGAACCCGAACCCTCCGACAGTCTGCGGACGTTCGGCGCGTTCGTCCAGGCCTTACGCGAACATGCCGGTCTCAGTCGTGAGGACTTCGGCGCGCACGTCGGCCTGTCCAAGCACACGATCACCTCGATCGAGGTGGGCCGCCGAATGCCGGACCCGGACTTCGCGGACCGTGCCGAGCCGGTGCTCGGCAACACGGGCGCGTTGCGGAACGCGGTCAAGCACATCGCCCGCCAGCCGGGCCTGGCCAGCTGGTTCAGGCAGTGGGCGAGGGAGGAGGCAACGGCGATCACCTCGTGCACGTACGAATGTCGGCTGATCCCGGGTTTGTTGCAGCCGGAGCGGTACGCACGCGCGCTGTTCGAGGAACGCCTGCCGCCGCTGAGCGACGAGGAGGTCGACGCCCAGTGGACCGCTCGGTTCGACCGGCAAAAGCTGCTCAGTGAACGGCCGAACACCGCGTTCAGCTTCGTCCTCGACGAACACCTGTTCCTGCGACAGACGGGCGGTCCGGACGTCACGAGGGAACTCATCGATCACGTGCTTGAGGTCGGTCGGCGACGGAACATCGAGATCCAGGTGCTGCCGCTGGCCACAGGCGTACATCCGGGGGTGAACGGCCCCATCCAGCTGGTGGAGACGCCTGACAACAGGTGGCTCGCGTACAACGAGGCGCAGGGCACCGGACAGCTCATATCCGACCCGAAACTGGTCAGTGTCCTCCAGATGCGGTATGCAAAACTGCGCTCGCAGGCCCTCACCCCCGAGGAGTCCAGGAGCCTGCTGTTGCAACTGCGAGGAGAGCTATGA
- a CDS encoding DUF397 domain-containing protein — MSTELTWFKSSYSSGQDGDCIEVAVAWRKSSYSSGSSGDCIEVAVAWHKSSHSGGQSGDCVEVASCPEVVHVRDSKDKEGPQLAFSPTEWSTFLDYARGL; from the coding sequence ATGAGCACCGAACTGACCTGGTTCAAGAGCAGCTACAGCAGCGGCCAGGACGGCGACTGCATTGAGGTGGCTGTCGCCTGGCGCAAGTCCAGCTACAGCAGCGGCAGCTCAGGCGACTGCATCGAGGTCGCCGTCGCGTGGCACAAGTCCAGCCACAGCGGCGGCCAGAGCGGCGACTGCGTCGAGGTCGCAAGCTGCCCCGAGGTCGTGCACGTGCGCGACTCCAAAGACAAGGAAGGCCCCCAACTGGCCTTCTCCCCCACGGAGTGGTCCACCTTCCTCGACTACGCGCGCGGCCTCTGA
- a CDS encoding DinB family protein — protein MTRTDVPPTGDERASLVTFLDYVRDTARMKCDGVSAEDARSAPLPGSPLMTLCGLINHVRWVEHWWFDVMFLDGKDEGPWTDEDPDREMRVAVDIPLADLLAEYTAQNVRHRELVAAHSLDEMAKRTLRDGSAINLRWILLHLIEEIARHNGHLDILREMADGTTGD, from the coding sequence ATGACCAGAACCGATGTCCCGCCCACCGGTGACGAGCGCGCCTCCCTCGTCACCTTCCTCGACTACGTCCGCGACACCGCCCGGATGAAATGCGACGGCGTCTCGGCCGAGGACGCCCGCAGCGCCCCGCTGCCCGGCTCCCCGCTGATGACGCTGTGCGGCCTGATCAACCATGTGCGGTGGGTCGAGCACTGGTGGTTCGACGTGATGTTCCTGGACGGGAAGGACGAGGGTCCCTGGACGGACGAGGACCCCGACCGCGAGATGCGCGTCGCGGTGGACATCCCGCTCGCCGACCTGCTCGCCGAGTACACGGCCCAGAACGTCCGCCACCGCGAACTGGTCGCCGCCCACTCGCTGGACGAGATGGCGAAGCGCACGCTCCGCGACGGCAGCGCGATCAATCTGCGCTGGATCCTCCTCCACCTGATCGAGGAGATCGCCCGCCACAACGGCCACCTGGACATCCTCCGCGAGATGGCCGACGGCACGACCGGAGACTGA
- a CDS encoding DUF4032 domain-containing protein, which translates to MPLQIRAFDADHPSDLLDLEWHVPLEQWSDKSLVALPRGISRHVVRFARAGDEVVAVKEVSEWAAVREYGLLRDLDRLGIPAVDPIAVVTGRVGADGTALEPALITRHLNGSLPYRSMFETTMRPGTVNRLLDALAVLLVRLHLVGFAWGDCSLSNTLFRRDAGAYAAYLVDAETGQIQPELTSGQRDYDIELARVNIAGELMDLEAGGSLHPSVDPVTFAEAICSRYTDLWHELTRESVYPADKRHYIDRRIRRLNDLGFDVAEMQIQRSPGGDSVTFVPKVVDAGHHQRQLLRLTGLDTEENQARSLLNDLDSWMTTQDDYAPGDPLGARPEVLAHRWVRQVFRPAVRLVPLESRRHVDPAQVYHELLEHRWYLSEAAGQDVGLEATVASYITDVLPHVPDPTAVVAEPE; encoded by the coding sequence ATGCCGCTCCAGATCAGGGCCTTCGACGCCGACCATCCGTCCGACCTGCTCGACCTCGAATGGCACGTGCCGCTCGAACAGTGGTCGGACAAGTCCCTGGTCGCGCTGCCGCGCGGCATCTCGCGGCACGTGGTGCGCTTCGCGCGGGCCGGTGACGAGGTGGTCGCGGTCAAGGAGGTCAGCGAGTGGGCGGCGGTCCGCGAGTACGGCCTGCTGCGGGACCTGGACCGGCTCGGGATACCCGCGGTCGACCCGATCGCGGTGGTCACCGGGCGGGTCGGCGCGGACGGCACGGCGCTGGAGCCCGCGCTGATCACCCGGCATCTGAACGGCTCGCTGCCGTACCGCTCGATGTTCGAGACGACGATGCGCCCCGGCACCGTCAACCGGCTGCTCGACGCGCTGGCGGTGCTGCTGGTGCGGCTGCACCTGGTCGGCTTCGCGTGGGGCGACTGCTCGCTGTCCAACACCCTCTTCCGCCGGGACGCCGGCGCCTACGCCGCGTATCTGGTGGACGCCGAGACCGGGCAGATCCAGCCCGAACTGACCTCGGGCCAGCGGGACTACGACATCGAGCTGGCCCGGGTGAACATCGCGGGCGAGCTGATGGACCTGGAGGCGGGCGGCTCGCTGCACCCCTCGGTGGACCCGGTGACCTTCGCCGAGGCGATCTGCTCGCGCTACACCGACCTGTGGCACGAGCTGACCCGCGAATCGGTCTACCCGGCGGACAAGCGGCACTACATCGACCGCCGCATCCGCCGGCTCAACGACCTCGGCTTCGACGTCGCCGAGATGCAGATCCAGCGCTCACCCGGCGGCGACAGCGTGACCTTCGTGCCGAAGGTGGTGGACGCCGGGCACCACCAGCGGCAACTGCTGCGGCTCACCGGCCTCGACACCGAGGAGAACCAGGCCCGCAGCCTGCTCAACGACCTGGACTCCTGGATGACCACCCAGGACGACTACGCCCCGGGCGACCCGCTCGGCGCCCGCCCCGAGGTGCTCGCGCACCGCTGGGTGCGGCAGGTCTTCCGGCCCGCGGTCCGCCTGGTGCCGCTGGAGTCGCGCCGCCATGTGGATCCGGCGCAGGTCTACCACGAGCTGCTGGAGCACCGCTGGTACCTGTCGGAGGCGGCGGGCCAGGACGTCGGCCTCGAAGCGACCGTCGCGAGCTACATCACCGATGTGCTGCCGCACGTGCCGGACCCGACCGCGGTGGTGGCCGAACCGGAGTGA
- a CDS encoding Gfo/Idh/MocA family protein encodes MRHAGQQGPPGGRAPAPAGRRPSQEGREPGAPGQDDLAERGPGPGADLEQEPLATPAPVPMVIIGAGKVAHAAHLREIRDLPDLIRPVAVIDPDPGHRAAVMAGFPRVAVCDTPEEATRAGAGAALVLSPWWTHKDVVLACLEARLPVLCEKPVSLDPAEIDELIAAERLSGVPVTAGYMKRHDPVVRLFIDHCRANAATARRIAVDIHDPNAPHLVDHLVPYPPPPFGPQPPPARAALARALGADSSALQREVYARGLGGSLIHQVNIVHAALDGTGRELYGSLEHSLQWAGGSAVSCRWRPDDDLVVEASHLRLPAHRRYRETLEFTGTDSVATLTLPSPYARDEGATLHIDTWDEATGLSTRRTHRAGPAVTGFREQLRAWTRSVSQAPGPGPRTGDRPLPGLREVREDALTVREAALRLT; translated from the coding sequence ATGCGTCACGCGGGGCAGCAGGGGCCGCCGGGGGGAAGGGCGCCCGCACCGGCCGGGCGGCGGCCCTCGCAGGAGGGCAGGGAGCCCGGCGCACCAGGGCAGGACGACCTCGCGGAGCGCGGCCCCGGTCCCGGCGCCGACCTGGAACAGGAACCGCTGGCCACCCCCGCTCCGGTACCGATGGTGATCATCGGGGCCGGCAAGGTCGCGCACGCCGCGCATCTGCGCGAGATCCGCGACCTGCCGGATCTGATCAGGCCCGTCGCGGTGATCGACCCCGACCCCGGGCACCGCGCCGCCGTGATGGCCGGTTTCCCCCGGGTCGCGGTGTGCGACACGCCCGAGGAGGCGACGCGGGCCGGCGCGGGGGCGGCGCTCGTGCTGTCGCCGTGGTGGACCCACAAGGACGTCGTGCTCGCCTGCCTGGAAGCCCGGCTGCCGGTGCTGTGCGAGAAGCCGGTCAGCCTCGACCCGGCCGAGATCGACGAGCTGATCGCCGCCGAGCGGCTCAGCGGCGTCCCCGTCACCGCCGGCTACATGAAGCGGCACGACCCGGTGGTGCGGCTCTTCATCGACCACTGCCGCGCCAACGCGGCCACCGCCCGCCGGATCGCCGTGGACATCCACGACCCCAACGCCCCGCACCTGGTCGACCACCTGGTGCCCTACCCGCCGCCGCCCTTCGGCCCGCAACCGCCGCCCGCCCGGGCCGCGCTGGCCCGCGCGCTCGGCGCGGACTCCTCGGCGCTCCAGCGCGAGGTCTACGCCCGCGGCCTCGGCGGCTCGCTGATCCACCAGGTCAACATCGTGCACGCGGCCCTCGACGGCACCGGGCGCGAGCTGTACGGCAGCCTGGAGCACAGCCTCCAGTGGGCGGGCGGCAGCGCGGTCAGCTGCCGCTGGCGGCCCGATGACGACCTCGTCGTGGAGGCCAGCCATCTGCGGCTGCCCGCGCACCGGCGCTACCGCGAGACGCTGGAATTCACCGGCACCGACTCGGTCGCCACGCTCACCCTGCCCTCGCCGTACGCCCGCGACGAGGGCGCGACGCTGCACATCGACACGTGGGACGAGGCCACCGGCCTGTCCACCCGCCGTACCCACCGGGCCGGACCGGCCGTGACCGGCTTCCGCGAGCAGCTGCGGGCCTGGACCCGCAGCGTCTCCCAGGCGCCCGGCCCCGGCCCGCGCACCGGTGACCGGCCGCTGCCCGGCCTGCGGGAGGTGCGCGAGGACGCGCTGACGGTACGTGAGGCCGCGCTGCGGCTCACCTGA
- a CDS encoding helix-turn-helix transcriptional regulator, whose product MANSVRGGGPNAADIGLALYQALRTNGSSVPAKAAAAIGLTEAEAEVGWRELEELGLIRPGDTADVVDPVEPDTALIELLARQRASLRRQRDELTSIVTAAESLMERYRPAVMRENAEIEVELVTKDHRRRQFLRDFDATITESASWMHPGPLPSSEVLAGSLTADNALIARGIKVRAIYGQSINSAPRQRKYLSDLTAAGVDVRLAPQVPFDLLMADTHSALVLANPEDPSGPAVVVRGPALVRSYVAMYEDCWLRSVPYSVNAANGLDPDSELTEQHRTTMRLLANGLTDERIARKLGVSLRTVSRLVSEIMRYLEADSRFQAGVLAAAHGLI is encoded by the coding sequence GTGGCCAATTCGGTGAGGGGTGGTGGGCCGAATGCGGCCGACATCGGGCTCGCCCTTTATCAGGCACTGCGCACCAATGGCTCCTCCGTCCCGGCGAAGGCCGCGGCGGCGATCGGGCTGACCGAGGCGGAAGCCGAGGTGGGCTGGCGCGAGCTGGAGGAGCTGGGGCTGATACGCCCGGGCGACACCGCGGACGTGGTGGATCCGGTGGAGCCGGACACCGCCCTGATCGAGCTGCTGGCCCGGCAACGGGCCTCGTTGCGCCGTCAGCGCGACGAGTTGACCTCGATCGTCACGGCCGCCGAGTCCCTGATGGAGCGCTACCGGCCCGCGGTGATGCGGGAGAACGCCGAGATCGAGGTCGAGCTGGTCACCAAGGACCACCGGCGGCGGCAGTTCCTGCGCGACTTCGACGCCACGATCACGGAGTCGGCCAGCTGGATGCACCCGGGTCCGCTGCCGTCCAGCGAGGTGCTGGCGGGCTCGCTCACCGCCGACAACGCGCTCATCGCCCGCGGTATAAAGGTGCGCGCCATTTACGGCCAGAGCATTAATTCCGCGCCCAGGCAGCGTAAATACCTCTCCGATCTGACGGCCGCGGGCGTGGATGTCAGATTGGCGCCGCAGGTGCCTTTCGATCTCCTTATGGCCGATACCCACAGCGCGCTGGTACTGGCAAATCCGGAAGATCCCTCGGGCCCCGCGGTTGTTGTCAGGGGACCGGCTCTTGTTCGTTCCTATGTGGCAATGTACGAGGATTGCTGGCTGCGTTCCGTTCCGTACTCCGTGAACGCGGCGAACGGCCTGGACCCGGACAGCGAGCTGACCGAGCAGCACCGCACCACCATGCGACTGCTGGCGAACGGCCTGACGGACGAGCGGATCGCCAGGAAACTCGGGGTATCACTGAGGACCGTGAGTCGCCTGGTTTCTGAGATCATGCGGTATCTTGAGGCTGACAGCCGATTCCAGGCAGGAGTCCTCGCTGCGGCGCACGGCCTGATCTGA
- a CDS encoding glutathione peroxidase, whose translation MSTLHDIPLQTLDGAATTLGEHRGKAVLVVNVASKCGLTPQYEGLERLQQKYAERGFTVLGVPCNQFGGQEPGGAEEIQTFCSTTYGVSFPLLAKADVNGANRHPLYAELTQLPDAAGEAGDITWNFEKFLVNGDGVAVSRFRPAVAPETPEVTGAIEALLPR comes from the coding sequence ATGAGCACCCTCCACGACATCCCGCTGCAGACCCTCGACGGCGCCGCCACCACCCTCGGCGAGCACCGCGGCAAGGCCGTCCTGGTGGTCAATGTGGCGTCCAAGTGCGGGCTGACCCCGCAGTACGAAGGCCTGGAGCGGCTCCAGCAGAAGTACGCCGAGCGCGGCTTCACGGTCCTCGGTGTGCCCTGCAACCAGTTCGGCGGTCAGGAGCCCGGCGGCGCCGAGGAGATCCAGACCTTCTGCTCGACCACCTACGGCGTCAGCTTCCCGCTGCTCGCGAAGGCCGACGTCAACGGCGCGAACCGGCACCCGCTCTACGCCGAGCTGACCCAGCTGCCCGACGCGGCGGGCGAAGCGGGGGATATCACCTGGAATTTCGAGAAGTTCCTGGTCAACGGGGACGGGGTGGCCGTCTCCCGGTTCCGTCCCGCCGTCGCTCCGGAGACGCCGGAGGTCACTGGGGCGATCGAGGCGCTGCTCCCGCGCTGA
- a CDS encoding pentapeptide repeat-containing protein, with amino-acid sequence MTASHARPTVPHDLADLPYAALLRPHTGPLAVEGDYDTVHLDGLDIAEGTRAPGSRFLESAITDCVFAGTDLRGARFNDAWASGTRFTGCTLAGSQWLDSALVGCSLAGVEAFDAGMRRVAFVRCKLDSVNLRSAALHDVAFEDCVLRDVDFGEARLDGVTFPGSRIERARFGRATLKNVDLRGALSIDLADGYESLRGAVISHPQLLDLAPALAQTLGLTVADSALASEPDRSTKR; translated from the coding sequence GTGACCGCATCGCACGCCCGCCCCACCGTGCCGCACGACCTCGCGGACCTGCCGTACGCCGCCCTGCTGCGCCCGCACACCGGGCCGCTGGCCGTCGAGGGGGACTACGACACCGTCCATCTCGACGGGCTCGACATCGCGGAGGGCACCCGCGCGCCCGGCTCCCGCTTCCTGGAGTCCGCGATCACCGACTGCGTCTTCGCCGGCACCGACCTGCGCGGCGCCCGGTTCAACGACGCCTGGGCGTCCGGCACCCGCTTCACCGGCTGCACCCTGGCCGGCAGCCAGTGGCTGGACTCCGCGCTCGTCGGGTGCTCGCTGGCCGGCGTCGAGGCCTTCGACGCCGGGATGCGCCGGGTCGCCTTCGTCCGCTGCAAGCTCGACTCGGTCAATCTGCGCTCCGCCGCCCTGCACGACGTGGCCTTCGAGGACTGCGTGCTGCGGGACGTCGACTTCGGCGAGGCCCGGCTCGACGGTGTCACCTTTCCCGGCAGCCGGATCGAGCGGGCCAGGTTCGGCCGCGCCACCTTGAAGAACGTCGACCTGCGCGGCGCCCTGTCCATCGACCTCGCCGACGGCTACGAGTCGTTGCGCGGCGCCGTGATCAGCCACCCGCAGCTGCTCGACCTCGCCCCCGCACTCGCCCAGACCCTCGGCCTCACCGTGGCCGATTCCGCCCTCGCGTCAGAACCCGACAGGAGCACCAAGCGATGA